A portion of the Edaphobacter lichenicola genome contains these proteins:
- a CDS encoding ABC-three component system middle component 6, with product MILPSKHVQPQRALVGVGAEIISALTTPMTMSRMWDEIRGRRTLAVPNAPLDYEWFVLALDFLYSIGAIDYERGTLRRVAK from the coding sequence ATGATTCTGCCTTCAAAACACGTCCAGCCGCAACGCGCTCTCGTCGGAGTCGGAGCAGAAATCATCAGTGCTCTCACTACGCCGATGACAATGTCTCGAATGTGGGACGAGATTCGTGGACGCCGGACACTCGCTGTTCCAAACGCTCCTTTGGATTATGAGTGGTTTGTTCTCGCTTTGGATTTTCTATATTCGATAGGCGCGATCGACTACGAACGTGGAACATTGCGGAGGGTTGCGAAATGA
- a CDS encoding ABC-three component system protein, producing MIRHLGSDLPSFKTLSFRPGLNILLADKSEGATDRQSRNGAGKSSLVELIHFLLGAEVRPESLFRSSKLVDHSFDILFDVKDAPISASRSGKRPSRIVVDGNFSGWPITPVEKSSGFTELTNEAWKENLGALWFGLPVESEESHPSFRSLFSYFARRQGSGGFIQPIQHSGQQQTWEQQFSVAYLLGLDWTLPLRFHELHVREKVTKELRKAAKSGELGQYFGRAADLRTRLTVVEARAQRLREQLDSFQVVPQYKELEREANDITHAIDSRNIENVLDGDLVRQLRSSLEDERTPDLKDVTNVYAEVGVIMPDLIKRRFDEVENFHRTILENRRSHLASEISSAETRIVERDRLNLEQDRRRQQIMGTLRSGGALEHYTNLREELGRLEAEVEGVRQRLQTAETIESTKTEMDIERANLLKALRDDIHERAATVREAILTFEQLSESLYERAGSLTIAEAASGPSFDVHIDGQRSKGITNMQIFCFDMTLMEISHKRGRGPGFLVHDSHLFDGVDERQVAKALQLGAEQAQSAGFQYIVTMNSDALPRDGFKGDFNIRDYVMDTVLTDATETGGLFGLRFE from the coding sequence ATGATCCGACATCTCGGAAGCGATCTTCCCTCTTTCAAGACGCTGTCATTCCGCCCAGGTCTGAACATCCTGCTTGCGGACAAAAGCGAAGGTGCAACTGATCGGCAATCGCGCAATGGGGCGGGCAAATCAAGTTTGGTCGAACTGATCCATTTTCTGTTGGGCGCAGAGGTGCGCCCGGAAAGCCTGTTTCGGAGTTCAAAACTCGTCGATCACTCCTTCGACATTCTTTTTGATGTAAAGGACGCGCCCATTTCAGCCAGCAGATCGGGTAAACGGCCGTCGAGAATCGTCGTGGATGGAAACTTTTCTGGCTGGCCGATCACGCCGGTTGAGAAATCTAGCGGGTTTACGGAACTCACAAACGAAGCCTGGAAAGAGAATCTCGGCGCGTTATGGTTCGGCCTGCCTGTTGAGTCAGAGGAGAGTCATCCGTCATTTCGCTCTCTCTTTTCCTATTTTGCGCGGCGACAAGGGAGCGGGGGATTCATTCAACCCATTCAACACTCGGGCCAACAGCAAACTTGGGAGCAACAATTTTCTGTGGCCTACCTCCTGGGTTTGGACTGGACTCTTCCGCTACGCTTTCATGAGCTTCACGTCCGGGAGAAGGTAACAAAGGAGTTGCGTAAAGCAGCCAAATCGGGCGAACTTGGGCAGTATTTCGGACGTGCCGCCGACTTACGGACTCGATTGACGGTGGTAGAAGCGCGCGCACAGCGCCTACGTGAGCAACTTGACTCTTTTCAAGTTGTGCCGCAGTACAAAGAGTTGGAGCGTGAGGCTAACGACATTACTCATGCCATCGATTCAAGGAATATCGAAAATGTATTGGATGGGGATCTTGTGCGCCAATTGCGATCCTCGCTTGAAGATGAACGGACACCAGACCTGAAGGATGTGACGAATGTGTACGCTGAGGTCGGGGTGATTATGCCGGATCTCATCAAGCGGCGTTTCGATGAGGTCGAGAACTTTCATCGCACAATTCTGGAAAATCGGCGCTCACATCTCGCGTCGGAAATTAGTTCTGCGGAAACGCGTATCGTGGAACGTGACCGATTGAATCTGGAACAGGATCGTAGACGCCAACAAATTATGGGCACTTTGCGGTCTGGAGGTGCACTAGAGCACTACACCAATTTGCGCGAGGAGCTGGGTCGCCTGGAAGCCGAAGTGGAAGGTGTGAGGCAGCGACTCCAAACCGCCGAGACCATCGAAAGCACAAAAACAGAGATGGACATCGAACGGGCAAATTTGCTGAAAGCGTTGAGGGATGATATTCATGAGCGTGCCGCCACGGTGCGCGAAGCCATTCTGACCTTCGAGCAACTGTCAGAATCGTTATACGAACGCGCCGGAAGTTTGACGATAGCAGAAGCGGCGTCTGGTCCTTCCTTCGACGTTCATATTGATGGTCAACGGAGCAAGGGGATCACCAATATGCAGATTTTCTGTTTCGACATGACTTTGATGGAGATTTCTCATAAGCGCGGCCGGGGACCTGGATTTCTCGTTCACGACAGTCATCTATTTGACGGAGTTGATGAACGACAAGTGGCAAAGGCGCTCCAACTGGGGGCTGAGCAAGCTCAATCAGCGGGGTTCCAGTACATCGTTACGATGAATTCGGACGCATTGCCGAGAGATGGGTTCAAAGGTGATTTCAACATACGTGATTACGTGATGGACACGGTGCTCACCGATGCGACTGAGACGGGTGGATTATTCGGATTGCGCTTTGAGTAG